The Burkholderia mayonis genome window below encodes:
- a CDS encoding YceI family protein: MKVSFYRYMLAAFAAASVAVSGAAFAQVDLGKSKVSAVSKQMNVPTEGVFKKFAAQIKFDPAKAAQGSAQMTIDVASYDLGDQMYNDQVAGKDWFDAKAHPQATFVSTAIAPAGGNKYNVSGKLTIKGKTVPVTVPVTITQNGAAQVFDGVLPIKRSTFNVGTGEWKDTSVVADEVQIKFHIVAAK; this comes from the coding sequence ATGAAAGTCTCGTTCTACCGCTACATGCTCGCGGCGTTCGCCGCCGCTTCGGTCGCCGTGTCGGGCGCCGCGTTCGCACAGGTCGATCTCGGCAAGAGCAAGGTATCGGCCGTCTCGAAGCAGATGAACGTGCCGACGGAAGGCGTGTTCAAGAAGTTCGCCGCGCAGATCAAGTTCGATCCGGCGAAGGCCGCGCAAGGCAGCGCGCAGATGACGATCGACGTCGCGAGCTATGATCTCGGCGACCAGATGTACAACGACCAGGTCGCGGGCAAGGACTGGTTCGATGCGAAGGCGCATCCGCAGGCGACCTTCGTGTCGACCGCGATCGCGCCTGCGGGCGGCAACAAGTACAACGTGTCGGGCAAGCTGACGATCAAGGGCAAGACGGTGCCCGTGACCGTGCCCGTGACGATCACGCAGAACGGCGCGGCGCAGGTTTTCGACGGCGTGCTGCCGATCAAGCGCTCGACGTTCAACGTCGGCACGGGCGAGTGGAAGGACACGTCCGTCGTCGCCGACGAAGTGCAGATCAAGTTTCACATCGTCGCCGCGAAATAA
- a CDS encoding YceI family protein, translated as MNKQLMIAAGALAAALSFSAYAAPSTYQFDPSHTYPSFEADHFGGLSVWRGKFDQSSGTVTLDRAAKTGTVDVTTKVASIATGSQKLDEHLQTPDFFDAAKYPEATYKGTIKFEGDKPAEVVGNLTLHGVTKPLTLKIDSFKCMPHPMLKKEVCGVDAVGEFNRDDFGLDYGKQYGFKMKTKLLITAEAVKQ; from the coding sequence TTGAACAAGCAACTGATGATCGCGGCGGGCGCGCTCGCTGCCGCACTGTCGTTCTCGGCGTACGCGGCGCCGTCGACGTACCAGTTCGACCCGAGCCACACGTACCCAAGCTTCGAGGCCGATCACTTCGGCGGCCTGTCGGTGTGGCGCGGCAAGTTCGACCAGTCGAGCGGCACCGTGACGCTCGACCGCGCGGCGAAGACGGGCACCGTCGACGTGACGACGAAGGTCGCGTCGATCGCGACCGGCAGCCAGAAGCTCGACGAGCACCTGCAGACGCCGGACTTCTTCGATGCGGCGAAATACCCGGAAGCGACCTACAAGGGGACGATCAAGTTCGAAGGCGACAAGCCGGCCGAAGTCGTCGGCAATCTGACGCTGCACGGCGTCACGAAGCCGCTGACGCTCAAGATCGATTCGTTCAAGTGCATGCCGCACCCGATGCTGAAGAAGGAAGTGTGCGGCGTCGACGCGGTCGGCGAGTTCAACCGCGACGACTTCGGCCTCGACTACGGCAAGCAGTACGGCTTCAAGATGAAGACGAAGCTGCTCATTACGGCCGAAGCAGTCAAGCAGTAA
- the tgt gene encoding tRNA guanosine(34) transglycosylase Tgt — translation MTEGSSHDTAAGIRPHGGLKFELLTTDGRARRGRVTLNHGVVETPIFMPVGTYGTVKAVQPRELDEMRAQIILGNTFHLWLRPGLETIAAHGGLHRFMGWDKPILTDSGGFQVFSLGDLRKITEDGVTFASPINGDRLFLSPEVSMQIQKTLNSDIVMQFDECTPYATNDVPTTHQEAADSMRMSLRWAKRSLAEFDRLGNPNALFGIVQGGMFEDLRDESLAGLAELGFHGLAIGGLSVGEPKEDMMRVLEHVAPRLPADKPHYLMGVGTPEDLVAGVAAGIDMFDCVMPTRNARNGWLFTRFGDVKIRNATHKNSLKPLDETCGCYTCRNFSRGYLHHLHRVGEILGAQLNTIHNLHYYLELMREIRESIETHTFDAFQKRFAEDRARGVD, via the coding sequence ATGACCGAAGGTTCATCGCACGATACGGCCGCGGGCATCCGCCCGCACGGCGGCCTCAAGTTCGAATTGCTGACGACCGACGGCCGCGCGCGCCGTGGTCGCGTGACGCTCAACCACGGCGTCGTCGAGACGCCGATCTTCATGCCGGTCGGCACGTACGGCACCGTGAAGGCGGTGCAGCCGCGCGAGCTCGACGAGATGCGCGCGCAGATCATCCTCGGCAACACGTTCCACCTGTGGCTGCGCCCCGGCCTCGAGACGATCGCCGCGCACGGCGGGCTGCATCGCTTCATGGGCTGGGACAAGCCGATCCTGACCGATTCGGGCGGCTTCCAGGTGTTCTCGCTCGGCGATCTGCGCAAGATCACCGAAGACGGCGTCACGTTCGCGTCGCCGATCAACGGCGACCGGCTGTTCCTGTCGCCGGAAGTGTCGATGCAGATCCAGAAGACGCTGAATTCCGACATCGTCATGCAGTTCGACGAATGCACGCCGTATGCGACGAACGACGTGCCGACGACGCACCAGGAAGCGGCCGACTCGATGCGGATGTCGCTGCGCTGGGCGAAGCGCTCGCTGGCCGAGTTCGATCGCCTCGGCAACCCGAACGCGCTCTTCGGGATCGTCCAGGGCGGGATGTTCGAGGACCTGCGCGACGAATCGCTCGCCGGGCTCGCCGAGCTCGGCTTCCACGGCCTCGCGATCGGCGGGCTCTCCGTCGGCGAGCCGAAGGAGGACATGATGCGCGTGCTCGAGCACGTCGCGCCGCGCCTGCCCGCCGACAAGCCGCATTACCTGATGGGCGTCGGCACGCCGGAGGATCTCGTCGCGGGCGTCGCCGCGGGCATCGACATGTTCGACTGCGTGATGCCGACCCGCAACGCGCGCAACGGCTGGCTCTTCACGCGCTTCGGCGACGTGAAGATCCGCAACGCGACGCACAAGAACTCGCTGAAGCCGCTCGACGAAACCTGCGGCTGCTACACGTGCCGGAACTTCTCGCGCGGCTACCTGCACCACCTGCACCGCGTCGGCGAGATCCTCGGCGCGCAGCTCAACACGATCCACAACCTGCACTATTACCTCGAGCTGATGCGCGAGATCCGCGAGTCGATCGAGACACACACGTTCGACGCGTTCCAGAAGCGCTTCGCGGAGGACCGCGCGCGCGGCGTCGACTGA
- a CDS encoding cytochrome b — protein MASFSSSTSPAAYTRTAIALHWLIALLIVCGFALGWVMTSIPGFTPTKLKYYSWHKWIGVTVFAFAIVRALWRATHVPPPMPAGMPVWQRAGAHVVHALLYVLMFAIPVTGYLYSSAANIPVVYLGLVPLPRLIDPDPALKAVLKSAHIALNYGLLALVAAHVAAAVKHQWFDRDGVLTRMLPFLK, from the coding sequence ATGGCATCGTTTTCGTCTTCGACGTCACCCGCAGCTTACACGCGCACCGCGATCGCGCTCCATTGGCTGATCGCGCTGCTCATCGTGTGCGGCTTCGCGCTCGGCTGGGTGATGACGAGCATCCCCGGCTTCACGCCGACGAAGCTCAAATATTATTCGTGGCACAAATGGATCGGCGTCACGGTGTTCGCGTTCGCGATCGTGCGTGCGCTGTGGCGCGCGACCCACGTGCCGCCGCCGATGCCGGCCGGCATGCCCGTGTGGCAGCGCGCAGGCGCGCACGTGGTGCACGCGCTCCTCTACGTGCTGATGTTCGCGATTCCCGTGACGGGCTACCTGTACAGCTCGGCGGCGAACATTCCGGTCGTCTATCTCGGGCTCGTGCCGCTGCCGCGCCTGATCGACCCCGATCCCGCGCTGAAGGCGGTGCTGAAGAGCGCGCACATCGCGCTCAACTACGGCCTGCTCGCGCTCGTCGCCGCGCACGTCGCGGCGGCCGTCAAACACCAATGGTTCGACCGCGACGGCGTGCTGACGCGGATGCTTCCCTTCCTCAAATAA
- the secF gene encoding protein translocase subunit SecF translates to MEFFRIRKDIPFMRHALVFNVISLVTFLAAVFFLFHRGLHLSVEFTGGTVIEVQYQQAAQLEPVRATLGTLGYADAQVQNFGTSRNVLIRLPLKQGLTSAQQSDQVMGALKAQSADVTLQRVEFVGPQVGKELATDGLLALACVVVGIVIYLSFRFEWKYAVAGIIANLHDVVIILGFFAFFQWEFSLSVLAAVLAVLGYSVNESVVIFDRIRETFRRERKMTVQEVINHAITSTMSRTIITHTSTEMMVLSMFFFGGPTLHYFALALTVGIMFGIYSSVFVAGSLAMWLGIKREDLIKEKKTAHDPNDPNAGAQV, encoded by the coding sequence ATGGAATTTTTCCGCATCCGTAAAGACATCCCGTTCATGCGGCACGCGTTGGTCTTCAACGTGATTTCGCTCGTGACGTTCCTCGCCGCCGTGTTCTTCCTGTTCCATCGCGGGCTGCATCTGTCCGTCGAGTTCACGGGAGGCACGGTGATCGAGGTCCAGTACCAGCAGGCCGCGCAGCTCGAGCCGGTGCGCGCGACGCTCGGCACGCTCGGCTACGCCGACGCGCAGGTGCAGAACTTCGGCACGTCGCGCAACGTGCTGATCCGCCTGCCGCTCAAGCAGGGCCTGACGTCCGCGCAGCAAAGCGATCAGGTGATGGGCGCGCTGAAGGCGCAAAGCGCCGACGTGACGCTGCAGCGCGTCGAGTTCGTCGGCCCGCAGGTCGGCAAGGAGCTCGCGACCGACGGCCTGCTCGCGCTCGCGTGCGTCGTGGTCGGCATCGTGATCTACCTGTCGTTCCGCTTCGAATGGAAGTACGCGGTCGCCGGCATCATCGCGAACCTGCACGACGTCGTGATCATTCTCGGCTTCTTCGCGTTCTTCCAGTGGGAGTTCTCGCTGTCGGTGCTGGCCGCCGTGCTCGCGGTGCTCGGCTACTCGGTCAACGAGTCGGTCGTCATCTTTGACCGGATCCGCGAGACGTTCCGCCGCGAGCGCAAGATGACCGTGCAGGAAGTGATCAACCACGCGATCACGAGCACGATGTCGCGGACGATCATCACGCACACGTCGACCGAAATGATGGTGCTGTCGATGTTCTTCTTCGGCGGCCCGACGCTGCACTACTTCGCGCTCGCGCTGACGGTCGGCATCATGTTCGGCATCTACTCGTCGGTGTTCGTCGCCGGCTCGCTCGCGATGTGGCTCGGCATCAAGCGCGAGGATCTCATCAAGGAGAAGAAGACCGCGCACGATCCGAACGATCCGAACGCAGGCGCGCAGGTGTAA
- the yajC gene encoding preprotein translocase subunit YajC — translation MSFISNAYAQGAAGGAESSLMSFLPLILMFAVLYFIMIRPQMKRQKEHRSMLAAMAKGDEVVTSGGLVGKVTKVSEAYIGVEIAEGTEITVQKAAVTTILPKGTIKSL, via the coding sequence GTGTCGTTCATTTCCAATGCCTATGCGCAAGGCGCAGCGGGCGGCGCCGAATCGAGCCTGATGAGCTTCCTGCCGCTCATCCTGATGTTCGCGGTGCTCTACTTCATCATGATCCGTCCGCAAATGAAGCGGCAGAAGGAGCATCGCAGCATGCTCGCCGCGATGGCGAAGGGCGACGAGGTAGTGACGAGCGGCGGACTCGTCGGCAAGGTGACGAAGGTGTCGGAAGCCTACATCGGCGTCGAGATCGCCGAAGGCACCGAGATCACCGTGCAGAAGGCCGCCGTCACGACCATCCTGCCGAAGGGCACGATCAAATCGCTGTAA
- the secD gene encoding protein translocase subunit SecD, with product MNRYPIWKYVVMVVALAIGFLYTLPNFFGEAPAVQISSGKATVKLGAGTLAQVEDALKANQVPADDVTFDNSSANATIRVRLKDTDTQLRVKDMLQKALNADPNDPQFVVALNLQSASPRWLTALHALPMYLGLDLRGGVHFLLQVDMTGALTKKLDSDASDARTLLRDKGIRDGGVNRVDQTVVANFADQDTAEQARKLLASSVSELQWATQPGGGGYQVVGTFTPAVQKAVEEAALKQNLTTLHNRVNELGVSEPILQQQGNDRIVVELPGVQDTAKAKDIIGRTATLEARLADPLNTHPNPNDPVPPGEELFTQGNQAPVLLKKQVIFTGDRIIDASAGFDEHQRPSVNIRLDAAGGRAVRAVSRENIGKPMAMVLFEKGKGEVLTVATIQSELGDRFQITGQPTPQAAADLALLLRAGSLAAPMDIIEERTIGPSLGADNIKMGFHSVVWGFVAIAVFMIAYYMLFGIVSVVGLSVNLLLLIAMLSLMQATLTLPGIAAIALALGMAIDSNVLINERIREELRNGASPQIAIQQGYSHAWATILDSNVTTLIAGLALLAFGSGPVRGFAIVHCIGILTSMFSAVFFSRGLVNLWYGGRKKLQSLAIGQVWRPAAAEAAEAAAAPQLGQDARANAPQPGARVAAPKQPAGAPRTGKPVARRRSGPGVPPKQGSSN from the coding sequence ATGAATCGTTATCCAATCTGGAAATATGTGGTGATGGTCGTGGCGCTCGCCATCGGCTTTCTGTACACATTGCCCAACTTCTTCGGCGAAGCGCCGGCGGTGCAGATATCGAGCGGCAAGGCAACGGTCAAGCTCGGCGCCGGCACGCTCGCGCAGGTCGAAGACGCGCTCAAGGCCAACCAGGTCCCGGCCGACGACGTCACGTTCGACAATTCCAGCGCCAACGCGACGATCCGCGTGCGCCTGAAGGACACCGACACGCAGTTGCGCGTGAAGGACATGCTGCAAAAGGCGCTGAACGCCGACCCGAACGATCCGCAGTTCGTCGTCGCGCTGAACCTGCAGAGCGCGTCGCCGCGCTGGCTGACCGCGCTGCACGCGCTGCCGATGTATCTCGGCCTCGACCTGCGCGGCGGCGTCCACTTCCTGCTGCAAGTCGACATGACGGGCGCGCTGACGAAGAAGCTCGACTCCGACGCATCCGACGCGCGCACGCTGCTGCGCGACAAGGGCATCCGCGACGGCGGCGTGAACCGCGTCGACCAGACGGTCGTCGCGAACTTCGCCGACCAGGACACCGCCGAGCAGGCACGCAAGCTGCTTGCTTCGTCCGTCTCCGAACTCCAGTGGGCGACGCAGCCGGGCGGCGGCGGCTATCAGGTCGTCGGCACGTTCACGCCGGCCGTCCAGAAGGCCGTCGAGGAAGCGGCGCTCAAGCAGAACCTGACGACGCTGCACAACCGCGTCAACGAGCTCGGCGTATCCGAGCCGATCCTCCAGCAGCAAGGCAACGACCGCATCGTCGTCGAGCTGCCGGGCGTGCAGGACACCGCGAAGGCAAAGGACATCATCGGCCGCACGGCGACGCTCGAAGCGCGCCTCGCCGATCCGCTCAACACGCACCCGAACCCGAACGATCCGGTGCCGCCGGGCGAAGAGCTGTTCACGCAAGGCAACCAGGCGCCCGTGCTGCTGAAGAAGCAGGTGATCTTCACCGGCGATCGCATCATCGACGCGTCGGCGGGCTTCGACGAGCATCAGCGCCCGTCCGTGAACATCCGGCTCGACGCGGCGGGCGGCCGCGCGGTGCGCGCGGTGTCGCGCGAGAACATCGGCAAGCCGATGGCGATGGTGCTGTTCGAGAAGGGCAAGGGCGAGGTGCTGACCGTCGCGACGATCCAGTCGGAGCTCGGCGACCGCTTCCAGATCACGGGCCAGCCGACCCCGCAGGCCGCCGCCGACCTCGCGCTGCTCTTGCGCGCGGGCTCGCTCGCCGCGCCGATGGACATCATCGAGGAACGCACGATCGGTCCGAGCCTCGGCGCGGACAACATCAAGATGGGCTTCCACTCGGTCGTCTGGGGCTTCGTCGCGATCGCCGTGTTCATGATCGCGTACTACATGCTGTTCGGCATCGTGTCGGTGGTCGGCCTGTCGGTGAACCTGCTGCTGCTCATCGCGATGCTGTCGCTGATGCAGGCGACGCTCACGCTGCCCGGCATCGCCGCCATCGCGCTCGCGCTCGGCATGGCGATCGACTCGAACGTGCTGATCAACGAGCGCATCCGCGAAGAGCTTCGCAACGGCGCGTCGCCGCAGATCGCGATCCAGCAGGGCTACTCGCACGCATGGGCGACGATTCTCGACTCGAACGTGACGACGCTGATCGCCGGTCTCGCGTTGCTCGCGTTCGGCTCGGGTCCGGTGCGCGGCTTCGCGATCGTGCACTGCATCGGCATCCTGACGTCGATGTTCTCCGCGGTGTTCTTCTCGCGCGGTCTCGTGAACCTCTGGTACGGCGGCCGCAAGAAGCTGCAGTCGCTCGCGATCGGCCAGGTGTGGCGCCCCGCCGCCGCCGAAGCCGCCGAAGCCGCCGCCGCCCCGCAGCTCGGCCAGGATGCGCGCGCGAACGCGCCGCAACCGGGCGCGCGCGTCGCCGCGCCGAAGCAGCCGGCCGGCGCGCCGCGCACCGGCAAGCCGGTCGCGCGCCGCCGCTCGGGGCCGGGCGTGCCGCCCAAGCAAGGCTCGTCCAATTAA
- a CDS encoding MFS transporter, whose translation MHAADAALPATDTVSPRVWRAVVAASIGNALEWFDLVVYGFFAVTISRLFFPTGNDAVSLLVTLGTFGVSFFMRPLGAIVLGAYADRNGRKAALTLSILLMMAGTLVIAVLPTYETIGIAAPLVLVGARLMQGFSAGGEFGSATAFLAEHVPARRGFFASWQVASQGLTTLLAAIFGTSLNVWLTPAQMASWGWRVPFFFGLLLGPVAYYIRSKVDETPEFLASERTANPLRDTFAAHKGRLAAAIGAVVLGTVATYLVLFMPTYGVKELRLAPSAAFAAILVVGAIQMVFAPVVGHWSDRHGRVRTMFVPALAILVLIYPAFAWLAAHPTFGALIAVQIVFAFLMTGYFAALPGLLSEIFPVETRTTGMSLAYNVAVTIFGGFGPFIIAWLIRATGTRTAPSFYLIFAALVSVAALVVLRRRFGFR comes from the coding sequence ATGCACGCAGCCGACGCGGCCTTGCCCGCGACCGATACCGTCTCCCCGCGCGTGTGGCGGGCCGTCGTCGCCGCGTCGATCGGCAACGCGCTCGAATGGTTCGATCTCGTCGTCTACGGCTTCTTCGCCGTCACGATTTCCCGGCTGTTCTTCCCGACCGGCAACGACGCCGTGTCGCTGCTCGTCACGCTCGGCACGTTCGGCGTGTCGTTCTTCATGCGTCCGCTCGGCGCGATCGTGCTCGGCGCGTACGCGGACCGCAACGGCCGCAAGGCCGCGCTCACGCTGTCGATCCTGTTGATGATGGCGGGCACGCTCGTCATCGCGGTGCTGCCGACCTACGAAACGATCGGGATCGCGGCGCCGCTCGTGCTCGTCGGCGCGCGGTTGATGCAGGGCTTTTCCGCGGGCGGCGAGTTCGGCAGCGCGACCGCGTTCCTCGCCGAGCACGTGCCGGCGCGGCGCGGGTTCTTCGCGAGCTGGCAGGTCGCGAGCCAGGGGCTCACGACGCTCCTCGCGGCGATCTTCGGCACATCGCTCAACGTGTGGCTCACGCCCGCGCAGATGGCGTCCTGGGGCTGGCGCGTGCCGTTCTTCTTCGGGTTGCTGCTCGGGCCGGTCGCCTACTACATCCGCTCGAAGGTCGACGAGACGCCCGAATTCCTCGCGTCGGAGCGCACGGCGAACCCGCTGCGCGATACGTTCGCCGCGCACAAGGGGCGGCTCGCCGCCGCGATCGGCGCGGTCGTGCTCGGCACCGTCGCGACTTATCTCGTGCTGTTCATGCCGACTTACGGCGTGAAGGAGCTGAGGCTCGCGCCGTCGGCCGCGTTTGCCGCGATCCTCGTCGTCGGCGCGATCCAGATGGTCTTCGCGCCGGTGGTCGGACACTGGTCCGATCGCCACGGCCGCGTGCGGACGATGTTCGTGCCCGCGCTTGCGATCCTCGTGCTGATCTATCCGGCGTTTGCGTGGCTCGCCGCGCATCCGACGTTCGGCGCGCTGATCGCCGTGCAGATCGTGTTCGCGTTCCTGATGACCGGCTATTTCGCGGCGCTGCCGGGCCTGCTGTCGGAGATCTTTCCGGTCGAGACGCGCACGACCGGCATGTCGCTCGCATACAACGTCGCGGTGACGATCTTCGGCGGGTTCGGCCCGTTCATCATCGCGTGGCTGATTCGCGCGACGGGCACGCGCACCGCGCCGAGCTTCTATCTGATCTTTGCCGCGCTCGTGAGCGTCGCGGCGCTCGTCGTGCTGCGGCGGCGCTTCGGGTTCCGGTAG
- the queA gene encoding tRNA preQ1(34) S-adenosylmethionine ribosyltransferase-isomerase QueA, whose protein sequence is MLTLSDFDFDLPPELIAQTALPERSASRLLEVDNTSEPSRLVDRRFAELPACVAPGDLLVFNDTKVLKARFFGHKASGGRIEVLIERVTGARTALAQIRASKRPAPGTALTLADAFDVTVGERVEPFFTLHFPEDCLVLIERYGRLPLPPYIEHTPDATDETRYQTVFAANPGAVAAPTAGLHFDDAVLAALDARGVERATLTLHVGAGTFQPVRVENLAEHKMHSEWYELTDALVEKIAATRARGGRVIAVGTTSMRALEAAARDAEAAGRPLSATHAETDIFITPGYRFRIVDRLVTNFHLPKSTLLMLVSAFAGVDTIRAAYRHAIDARYRFFSYGDAMLLTRRDDAR, encoded by the coding sequence ATGCTCACGCTTTCCGATTTCGATTTCGATCTGCCGCCCGAGCTGATCGCGCAAACCGCGCTGCCCGAACGCAGCGCGAGCCGCCTGCTCGAGGTGGACAACACGAGCGAGCCCTCGCGCCTCGTCGACCGGCGCTTCGCCGAACTGCCCGCGTGTGTCGCGCCGGGCGATCTGCTTGTCTTCAACGACACCAAGGTGCTGAAGGCGCGCTTCTTCGGCCACAAGGCGAGCGGCGGCAGGATCGAAGTGCTGATCGAGCGCGTCACGGGCGCGCGCACCGCGCTCGCGCAGATCCGCGCGAGCAAGCGCCCCGCGCCCGGCACGGCGCTCACGCTCGCCGACGCGTTCGACGTGACGGTCGGCGAGCGCGTCGAGCCGTTCTTCACGCTGCACTTCCCTGAAGACTGCCTCGTGCTGATCGAGCGCTATGGCCGGCTGCCGCTGCCGCCGTACATCGAGCACACGCCCGACGCGACAGACGAGACCCGCTATCAGACGGTGTTCGCGGCGAACCCGGGCGCCGTCGCCGCGCCGACGGCCGGCCTGCACTTCGACGACGCGGTGCTCGCCGCGCTCGATGCGCGCGGCGTCGAGCGCGCGACGCTCACGCTGCACGTCGGCGCGGGCACGTTCCAGCCGGTGCGGGTCGAGAACCTCGCCGAGCACAAGATGCACAGCGAGTGGTACGAGCTGACCGACGCGCTCGTCGAGAAGATCGCCGCGACCCGCGCGCGCGGCGGCCGCGTGATCGCGGTCGGCACGACGTCGATGCGCGCGCTCGAAGCGGCCGCGCGCGACGCCGAGGCCGCCGGCCGGCCGCTTTCCGCGACGCACGCGGAAACCGACATCTTCATCACGCCGGGCTACCGTTTTCGCATCGTCGACCGGCTCGTGACGAATTTCCATCTGCCGAAGTCGACGCTCCTGATGCTCGTGTCGGCGTTCGCCGGCGTCGATACGATCCGCGCCGCGTACCGGCACGCGATCGACGCGCGCTACCGCTTCTTCAGCTACGGCGACGCGATGCTGCTCACGCGGCGCGACGACGCGCGCTGA